The following are encoded together in the Acidicapsa ligni genome:
- the htpG gene encoding molecular chaperone HtpG, with protein sequence MSKREFQTEVNQLLQLIIHSLYSHPEIFLRELISNSSDALDKLRHLTLTDDVYKTVPFDPRIDLDLDEEAKTLVIADTGIGMNEEELVSHLGTIARSGTKNFLSQLSGDAKKDSNLIGQFGVGFYSAFMVADKIEVVSRKAGEELAWRWTSDGKTGFEIEPAERLVAGTTILLHLNEEGKQYANSWRLQEIVKKYSNHIAFPIFLTYDKSEWNEEEKKSIKTRTTEQVNAASALWRRSKNELEPEDYKELYKSITGDSQDPLFWFHTKAEGSLDYTTLFYIPAKAPLDLYQAEYKVGVKLYVKRVFIMDDAKELLPQYLRFVRGIIDSEDLPLNVSREILQQNRVLTSIRTASVKKILSELKSIATNHPDEFAKFTAEYNRPLKEGLYGDYANRETLLELVRFKSTKVEGRTSLADVKSRMKEGQKSIYYITGGAESLLRTSPLLEIYKKKDLEVLILDDDIDEIVFSGIDKYSEIDIKAVNKAGTSEDFKDDAEADKTDKEAQAENLKPLLEKLKATLGDRVKDVRVSERLADSPSCIVSDEEEPSIQMQQMLRAMGQTDFPAPKPTLEINPDHEIVKKLLARPEDATAEDAAWLLFDQALLMEGVALQDPANFVQRLNRILNLSI encoded by the coding sequence ATGTCCAAGCGTGAATTTCAGACTGAAGTCAATCAGCTCCTACAGCTCATCATCCATTCTCTTTACTCGCATCCAGAAATCTTTCTGCGCGAACTCATCTCCAACTCTTCCGATGCGCTCGACAAGCTCCGCCATCTTACCCTGACGGACGACGTCTACAAGACCGTCCCCTTCGATCCGCGCATCGATCTCGATCTCGACGAAGAAGCCAAGACTCTCGTCATCGCCGATACCGGCATTGGCATGAACGAAGAAGAACTTGTCTCGCACCTCGGCACCATCGCTCGCTCGGGAACTAAGAATTTTCTCTCGCAGCTCTCCGGTGACGCCAAGAAAGATTCGAACCTCATCGGCCAGTTTGGCGTCGGCTTCTACAGCGCGTTCATGGTCGCCGACAAGATCGAAGTTGTCTCTCGCAAAGCTGGCGAAGAGCTGGCCTGGCGCTGGACCAGCGACGGCAAAACCGGCTTTGAAATCGAGCCAGCCGAACGCTTGGTTGCAGGCACCACCATCCTTCTTCATCTCAATGAAGAGGGCAAGCAATATGCCAACAGCTGGCGTTTGCAGGAGATCGTCAAGAAGTACTCCAACCACATTGCCTTCCCCATCTTTCTGACCTACGACAAGAGCGAGTGGAACGAAGAAGAAAAGAAGTCCATCAAGACGCGCACGACCGAGCAGGTCAATGCAGCCAGCGCACTCTGGCGTCGCTCTAAAAATGAACTTGAACCTGAGGACTACAAAGAACTCTACAAGTCCATCACCGGCGACTCGCAGGATCCGCTCTTCTGGTTCCACACCAAGGCCGAAGGCAGCCTCGACTACACCACGCTTTTCTACATCCCGGCCAAGGCTCCACTCGACCTCTACCAGGCTGAATACAAGGTCGGCGTGAAACTCTATGTCAAGCGTGTCTTCATCATGGACGACGCCAAGGAACTCCTGCCGCAGTATCTGCGCTTCGTGCGCGGCATCATCGACAGCGAAGATCTCCCGCTTAACGTAAGCCGCGAAATACTCCAGCAGAATCGCGTACTCACCAGCATCCGCACTGCCAGCGTGAAGAAGATTCTCTCCGAACTGAAGAGCATCGCCACGAATCATCCAGACGAGTTCGCGAAGTTCACCGCCGAATACAATCGTCCTCTCAAAGAGGGCCTGTACGGCGACTACGCCAATCGCGAAACACTGCTCGAACTGGTCCGCTTCAAGTCCACCAAAGTAGAAGGCCGCACCAGCCTCGCCGACGTTAAATCGCGCATGAAAGAGGGCCAGAAGAGCATCTACTACATCACCGGCGGCGCCGAATCGCTGCTCCGCACTTCGCCGCTGCTGGAGATCTACAAGAAGAAGGATCTCGAAGTCCTCATACTCGATGACGACATCGACGAAATCGTCTTTTCCGGCATCGACAAGTACAGCGAGATCGACATCAAAGCTGTCAATAAAGCCGGAACCAGCGAAGACTTCAAAGACGACGCCGAAGCCGACAAAACAGACAAGGAAGCGCAGGCTGAAAATCTCAAGCCTCTGCTCGAAAAACTCAAGGCTACGCTCGGCGATCGCGTGAAAGATGTGCGCGTCTCCGAACGCCTCGCGGACAGCCCCTCCTGCATTGTTTCCGATGAAGAAGAACCCTCCATCCAGATGCAGCAGATGCTCCGCGCCATGGGACAGACCGACTTCCCCGCACCCAAGCCGACACTTGAGATCAATCCTGATCACGAGATCGTCAAGAAACTTCTCGCTCGTCCTGAGGATGCCACTGCAGAAGACGCAGCATGGCTACTCTTCGATCAAGCTCTCCTGATGGAA
- a CDS encoding ABC transporter permease, protein MSLFRDLKIAIRHLLKSAGFTTTAVLMLALGIGATTAIFSVVEGVLLRPLPFPDSERVVVLTDILQGLDVGGNGEAGVTVPDIRNYTRDTHSFTSLGGYTGTGYELSGAGDPVSVNASRMTGGVFPALGVAPLMGRFFTKQEDDQHQQVALLSYATWRNRFHGDAGILGKKILLDRKPFVVIGVMPRNFEFPLNPGQLNRSELWVPMSFTVEELSTPAAANWSYSMVGRLRSDTTASQAVTDAGRVAAETMRNYPAEMAGFHIRPVIRPLHDEVVEDARPLLRTLFLAVAVVLLIACANLAGLLLVRAIRRRREVAVRLALGASAATLLRQAIMESLVLSVAGGLTGLALAAIALKVGVQLLPETLPRIGEIGLDWTVACFALVLAVVTGIICGLAPAFAAIRTNVNDTLKEGGRTGTSGGHGRLRSALVIAEIAVALVLLTASGLLLRSFEKMRQVDLGFRPDHTLVSGYVLPQKQYATQASIDQFNHELIRRLQGLPGVKSVGITSFLPASGSNSNGAFVAEGYIAPKDGSLDLATPIQVQGDYFQAMGIPLLRGRFLNSDDRVATQLVVVVNHKLAAQSWPGQSPIGKRFRLGTQAMRTPWAIVVGEVADVKESSPDLPTKQQYYMATEQALGMAGSLASPTDLSGGGGSIAIRTVMDPKQIENALRATVHALDPQLPLIQTQTMEQAISDVEAPRKFNTALISSFAAAALLLAILGIYSVIAFSVAQRVQEMAIRIALGSQRSGIVGLILYSGAKLAVIGCAIGLAGAVAASHLLKSLLFGVSVLDPMVLVVASICVLLLTLAASLLPAYRAATVNPTQALRAE, encoded by the coding sequence ATGTCTCTTTTTCGCGATCTGAAAATTGCAATTCGTCACCTGTTGAAGTCTGCCGGCTTTACGACAACCGCTGTGTTGATGCTGGCATTGGGGATAGGTGCAACTACAGCAATATTTTCGGTTGTCGAGGGAGTCTTGTTGCGTCCGTTGCCATTCCCCGATTCGGAGCGGGTTGTGGTTTTGACGGACATCCTGCAGGGTTTGGACGTGGGTGGAAATGGCGAGGCTGGGGTTACTGTTCCCGATATTCGTAATTACACTCGCGACACGCATAGCTTTACCAGCCTGGGGGGATATACCGGAACCGGATATGAGCTTTCGGGCGCGGGTGATCCTGTATCGGTGAATGCTTCCCGGATGACTGGAGGCGTCTTTCCGGCATTGGGAGTTGCGCCGCTCATGGGGCGCTTTTTTACTAAGCAGGAAGACGATCAACACCAGCAGGTAGCACTGCTCAGCTATGCCACATGGCGGAACCGCTTTCATGGGGACGCAGGGATATTAGGAAAGAAGATCCTTCTCGACCGCAAGCCTTTTGTGGTCATTGGTGTGATGCCCCGCAATTTTGAGTTTCCGTTGAATCCCGGACAATTGAATCGCAGTGAATTATGGGTTCCGATGAGCTTTACGGTAGAAGAGCTTTCAACACCCGCTGCGGCTAACTGGAGTTACAGCATGGTTGGGCGCTTGAGATCGGATACAACTGCATCGCAGGCAGTTACCGATGCGGGGCGCGTAGCTGCGGAGACGATGCGCAATTATCCGGCAGAAATGGCGGGCTTTCACATTCGTCCGGTGATCAGGCCGCTGCATGACGAGGTGGTAGAAGATGCTCGTCCACTGCTTCGCACATTGTTTCTGGCGGTCGCTGTTGTTCTGCTGATTGCATGCGCCAATCTTGCCGGACTCCTGCTTGTACGAGCCATTCGCCGACGTAGAGAAGTCGCTGTTCGTCTTGCGCTGGGAGCGAGTGCTGCAACCTTGTTGCGACAGGCGATCATGGAAAGTCTGGTGTTAAGCGTTGCCGGCGGTCTGACTGGGCTGGCGCTGGCAGCCATCGCGCTAAAGGTGGGAGTGCAGTTGCTGCCGGAGACATTGCCGCGCATCGGCGAGATTGGTCTGGATTGGACTGTTGCCTGCTTCGCGTTGGTGTTGGCTGTTGTAACCGGAATCATCTGCGGTTTGGCGCCTGCGTTCGCTGCTATTCGAACCAACGTCAACGACACGTTGAAAGAGGGCGGCCGCACTGGCACTTCAGGAGGACACGGGCGGTTGCGCTCGGCGTTGGTGATTGCGGAGATTGCCGTTGCGCTGGTGCTGCTCACAGCATCGGGCCTGCTGCTGCGCAGCTTTGAAAAGATGCGCCAGGTGGATCTTGGTTTCAGGCCGGATCATACGCTGGTGTCCGGTTACGTACTGCCGCAGAAACAGTATGCGACACAGGCCTCAATAGACCAGTTCAATCACGAATTGATACGTAGATTGCAGGGGCTTCCCGGCGTAAAAAGTGTGGGGATTACAAGCTTTTTGCCTGCTTCAGGAAGCAACTCCAACGGAGCGTTTGTTGCTGAAGGATATATTGCTCCCAAAGACGGAAGCCTTGATCTGGCAACTCCGATACAGGTGCAGGGAGACTATTTTCAGGCGATGGGGATTCCCTTGCTGCGAGGGCGATTTTTGAACTCCGATGACAGGGTGGCTACGCAACTGGTGGTGGTTGTAAACCATAAACTTGCTGCGCAGTCGTGGCCGGGCCAGAGCCCTATCGGCAAGCGCTTTCGACTTGGAACGCAAGCCATGCGGACGCCCTGGGCGATAGTGGTGGGTGAAGTGGCGGATGTAAAGGAGAGCTCACCTGACTTGCCGACAAAACAGCAATACTACATGGCTACGGAACAGGCATTGGGAATGGCGGGATCTCTTGCCTCACCGACTGACCTGAGTGGGGGAGGTGGATCGATTGCTATACGCACGGTCATGGATCCGAAGCAGATAGAAAACGCGCTTCGCGCCACAGTTCACGCACTCGATCCGCAGCTTCCGCTCATACAGACACAGACCATGGAGCAGGCAATTTCCGATGTGGAAGCTCCGCGAAAATTCAATACGGCGCTTATCTCATCGTTTGCTGCGGCCGCATTGCTGCTGGCGATCCTGGGCATTTACAGCGTCATTGCGTTCTCGGTTGCGCAACGTGTGCAGGAGATGGCAATTCGCATCGCGCTTGGATCGCAACGCTCCGGAATCGTGGGTCTGATTTTGTATTCAGGCGCGAAGCTGGCTGTAATTGGCTGTGCTATCGGGCTTGCCGGAGCGGTGGCTGCTTCGCATCTGCTGAAGTCATTGCTGTTTGGGGTGAGCGTGCTCGATCCTATGGTGCTGGTAGTGGCTTCGATTTGCGTACTGCTGCTGACTCTGGCGGCATCGCTTCTGCCCGCTTACCGGGCTGCGACTGTCAATCCGACGCAGGCGTTGCGAGCGGAGTAG
- a CDS encoding NAD(P)H-dependent glycerol-3-phosphate dehydrogenase, giving the protein MSRITVLGSGAWGTAIALSLAAKPDHQVTLWSHRTATAEALRLSRENHHFLPGFRFPDSLQITGDDASALARAEIVVSVIPSQFLRSTITRLAPHIHSGQIFVSATKGIEDHTFLRMTEVIQSCLGEAGNSIPVGALSGPSFAQEVAAGMPTAVTIAFSESAVAATIQREFSSDTLRLYTNDDVIGVELGGALKNVIAIAAGVLAGLGLGSNSAAGLITRGIAEITRLSIAAGGHRETLAGLSGVGDLVLTCTGSLSRNRTVGFELGQGRSLSEILAGLDGKVAEGIRTTRAALGLAHKLGVEMPITEQMGFILDHGKAPKAVVRELMMRPGRHEED; this is encoded by the coding sequence ATGAGCCGTATCACCGTGCTGGGCTCGGGAGCCTGGGGAACGGCAATTGCTCTTTCCCTCGCTGCAAAACCAGACCATCAAGTCACTCTCTGGTCCCATCGAACGGCGACAGCGGAAGCGCTGCGCCTGAGCCGCGAGAATCACCATTTCCTTCCCGGCTTTCGGTTTCCGGATTCACTGCAGATCACGGGTGACGACGCGTCCGCGCTGGCCCGGGCAGAGATCGTCGTAAGCGTGATTCCGTCCCAGTTTCTGCGCTCCACAATCACTCGTCTCGCTCCGCATATTCATTCCGGGCAGATCTTCGTCAGCGCCACTAAAGGTATTGAAGATCACACCTTTCTGCGCATGACGGAAGTGATCCAAAGCTGCCTTGGCGAAGCAGGAAACAGCATCCCGGTTGGCGCTCTGAGCGGTCCGTCTTTCGCCCAGGAAGTCGCGGCAGGAATGCCGACCGCGGTCACAATCGCCTTCTCTGAAAGCGCTGTTGCAGCAACGATCCAGCGCGAATTTTCCAGCGATACGCTGCGCCTTTACACCAATGACGATGTCATCGGTGTCGAACTTGGCGGCGCGCTTAAAAACGTGATCGCCATCGCTGCGGGAGTGCTCGCCGGACTGGGCCTCGGCTCCAACTCTGCGGCCGGACTTATTACACGAGGCATCGCTGAAATCACGCGCCTTTCCATCGCCGCCGGAGGCCATCGCGAAACACTTGCCGGGCTCAGCGGAGTCGGCGATCTAGTTCTCACCTGCACCGGTTCGCTCTCGCGTAACCGTACTGTGGGCTTCGAATTAGGCCAGGGGCGCAGCCTTTCGGAAATCCTCGCCGGCCTCGACGGCAAAGTTGCAGAGGGCATACGAACAACGCGAGCCGCACTCGGACTGGCTCACAAGCTTGGCGTAGAAATGCCCATCACTGAGCAGATGGGATTCATCCTCGACCACGGCAAAGCGCCCAAAGCTGTTGTCCGCGAATTGATGATGCGCCCCGGCCGCCACGAAGAAGACTAG
- the plsY gene encoding glycerol-3-phosphate 1-O-acyltransferase PlsY: MPVALTVWFHSLAIVAAAYLLGSIPTGYLLVRFFRKQDIRSLGSGNIGATNVLRSGAKGLGAATFLFDVLKGALAVLVGARMASIGFPPIPLHNAEALAALCAILGHMYPVWLGLRGGKGVATAFGVFTVIAPLAAVGSIVIFAMIFALTRYVSLASIIGAAAFPALAWFLTPWVRAPLPFVVILAVVALIIAKHSANIQRLVAGTEYRFGTGAKKPVAKAEDSL; encoded by the coding sequence ATGCCAGTTGCACTCACAGTCTGGTTCCATTCGCTTGCGATCGTCGCAGCGGCCTATCTGCTGGGGTCCATTCCCACGGGATACTTGCTCGTGCGCTTTTTCCGCAAGCAGGATATCCGCAGCCTTGGCAGCGGCAACATTGGTGCGACAAACGTCCTCCGCTCCGGCGCAAAGGGCCTGGGCGCGGCCACCTTTCTTTTCGATGTTCTCAAGGGAGCTCTCGCGGTCCTTGTAGGCGCGCGGATGGCCTCCATAGGCTTCCCGCCTATTCCGCTGCACAACGCAGAAGCGCTAGCAGCCCTTTGCGCCATCCTGGGCCACATGTACCCCGTATGGCTCGGCCTGCGCGGCGGCAAGGGAGTCGCTACTGCATTCGGAGTCTTCACCGTCATCGCTCCGCTCGCTGCAGTTGGTTCCATCGTTATTTTTGCAATGATCTTCGCGCTTACACGCTATGTTTCGCTAGCATCGATCATCGGAGCTGCGGCCTTTCCAGCACTGGCCTGGTTTCTCACGCCGTGGGTACGAGCTCCGCTTCCCTTCGTTGTAATCCTGGCGGTGGTAGCGCTGATCATCGCCAAGCACTCTGCAAATATTCAGCGCCTGGTTGCGGGCACGGAGTATCGCTTTGGCACTGGCGCAAAAAAGCCTGTAGCGAAAGCAGAAGACTCCCTATGA
- a CDS encoding GH92 family glycosyl hydrolase, protein MRPLNFLALLLLSSTIVLHAFRAPANPVDRIDSIDPIDPVDKVNLYIGTGSGKIGYGGTMPFVTPPFGMINWAAQTRQNKLSGVSYKYEDTTISGFMGTHQPAIWMGDYGYVTLMPETGKLRTTPEDRKLPFTHSDEIAHPDYYSVVMDAASSQKIRTEMTATERCSYMRFTFPAGSDSRVLVEASRPGIAGFVSIDKAHNEITGYNPARTDDGLGPFKLPNFKGYFVVQFRKPFHDAATYGTDSSNHDEATGAYATFNTAQGGVGEVIEARVGTSFISIEQARANLKSEIPAWDFDAVRKKLHMTWNDKLSRITLEGANEDEQRTVVTALYHTLLYPRIFSEYGRYYSAFDDQIHKGESYTAYSIWDTFRAEHSLLTLVAPERIDGMITALLQNYQEGGWMPKWPNPSYTNIMIGTHADSMVAEAIQKNFHGFDRNLAWQAVYKDAMTPPDGDTTRKWLDREPNTPYEARGGLTYLKQLGYVPTDKTAEAASRTLEDSYDDWCVAQVAKALGKTSDYEFFLKRSLNYQHIFNKQTGFMQAKNSDGSWADEKDGWTEGDHWVYTWAVFHDIPGLIDLMGGAEKYNALLDEHFKGGHNVHSNEPSHHYGYLYDYSGQPWKTQAKVREIANAEYANLPSGIDGDDDCGQMSAWYLFTALGFYPVNPASGDYMIGSPLFSKMSLRLANGKRLNVVAENNSPTNVYIQSATLNGKPLDIPVIRYEQIMTGPTLKLVMGPSPSKWASDWKPLSITASNSSTAAGRVAAN, encoded by the coding sequence TTGCGACCGTTGAACTTTCTGGCCCTGCTGTTACTGTCGTCTACAATTGTTCTCCATGCGTTCCGTGCGCCCGCTAATCCCGTTGATCGCATTGACTCCATTGATCCTATCGATCCCGTCGATAAAGTAAACCTCTACATCGGTACCGGCAGCGGCAAGATCGGCTACGGCGGCACCATGCCCTTCGTCACGCCGCCCTTTGGCATGATCAACTGGGCTGCGCAAACCCGCCAGAACAAGCTCAGCGGCGTCTCTTACAAATACGAAGACACCACCATCTCCGGCTTCATGGGCACGCATCAACCCGCTATCTGGATGGGCGACTACGGCTACGTCACACTCATGCCCGAAACCGGCAAGCTCAGGACAACGCCTGAAGACCGCAAGCTCCCTTTTACGCACAGCGACGAAATCGCGCACCCCGACTATTACTCCGTCGTGATGGACGCGGCCAGCTCACAAAAAATTCGCACCGAGATGACCGCGACCGAACGCTGCTCCTACATGCGCTTTACCTTCCCAGCGGGCTCTGACTCCAGGGTTCTCGTCGAAGCGTCGCGTCCGGGTATCGCAGGATTCGTCAGCATCGACAAGGCCCATAACGAAATCACCGGTTACAACCCGGCCCGCACCGATGACGGACTGGGACCCTTCAAGCTGCCGAACTTCAAGGGCTATTTCGTAGTTCAATTTCGTAAGCCATTTCACGACGCTGCAACCTACGGAACAGACTCTTCAAATCACGACGAAGCAACTGGCGCATACGCAACATTCAATACGGCACAAGGCGGAGTTGGCGAAGTTATCGAGGCACGCGTCGGCACATCTTTCATCAGCATCGAGCAGGCGCGCGCCAATCTTAAATCAGAAATCCCCGCATGGGATTTCGATGCTGTTCGCAAAAAACTTCACATGACATGGAATGACAAGCTAAGCCGCATCACCCTTGAAGGCGCGAATGAAGATGAGCAGCGCACCGTAGTCACCGCGCTCTATCACACGCTTCTCTACCCGCGCATCTTCTCTGAGTATGGCCGCTATTACAGCGCATTCGACGATCAGATTCACAAGGGCGAGTCGTACACTGCTTACTCCATCTGGGACACTTTCCGCGCTGAACACAGCCTGCTCACGCTCGTTGCGCCTGAGCGCATCGACGGCATGATCACTGCTCTGCTGCAGAATTATCAGGAAGGCGGATGGATGCCTAAGTGGCCCAACCCCTCCTACACCAACATCATGATCGGCACACATGCCGACTCCATGGTCGCCGAAGCCATTCAGAAAAACTTTCACGGCTTTGACCGCAACCTCGCCTGGCAAGCCGTCTACAAAGACGCCATGACTCCGCCGGATGGCGACACCACCCGTAAGTGGCTCGATCGCGAACCCAACACACCCTACGAAGCACGCGGCGGACTCACCTACCTGAAACAGCTTGGCTATGTCCCGACCGACAAGACCGCCGAAGCTGCCTCTCGCACTCTTGAAGACTCCTACGACGACTGGTGCGTGGCGCAAGTTGCCAAGGCTCTCGGCAAGACCAGCGATTACGAATTCTTCCTCAAGCGCTCACTGAACTATCAACACATCTTCAACAAGCAAACCGGCTTCATGCAGGCCAAAAACTCCGATGGCTCGTGGGCCGATGAAAAAGACGGCTGGACTGAAGGCGACCACTGGGTCTACACGTGGGCAGTCTTCCACGACATCCCCGGACTCATCGATCTCATGGGTGGCGCTGAAAAATACAACGCCCTGCTCGATGAACATTTCAAGGGTGGACACAACGTCCACAGCAATGAGCCGAGCCACCACTATGGCTATCTCTACGACTACAGCGGCCAGCCCTGGAAGACGCAGGCCAAAGTCCGCGAAATTGCCAACGCTGAATACGCCAACCTGCCCTCCGGCATTGACGGCGATGATGACTGCGGCCAGATGTCCGCCTGGTATCTCTTCACTGCTCTCGGCTTCTATCCTGTCAACCCGGCCTCTGGCGACTACATGATCGGCAGTCCGCTCTTCTCCAAAATGTCGTTGCGTTTAGCCAATGGAAAGCGGCTTAACGTAGTTGCTGAGAACAACTCACCAACAAACGTCTACATCCAATCTGCGACCTTGAACGGCAAACCGCTCGACATCCCGGTAATCCGCTACGAGCAGATCATGACTGGTCCGACGCTCAAGCTGGTTATGGGGCCGTCCCCGTCGAAATGGGCTTCCGATTGGAAGCCTTTGTCCATAACTGCAAGCAACTCCAGCACTGCAGCAGGACGGGTCGCGGCAAACTGA
- a CDS encoding DUF3224 domain-containing protein, which translates to MTQHARGPFDVKTIPQPPEPHSETPSIGRFLLDKQFHGDLEGTSKGIMLSAGDPRSGSAGYVAIEVVTGKLNGHTGTFAMQHFGTMDAGSLSLEVQVVPGSSSGELKGISGKMTIQIADGKHSYDLEYSLPATQ; encoded by the coding sequence ATGACACAACATGCCCGCGGTCCTTTTGATGTCAAGACAATTCCCCAGCCACCGGAGCCGCACTCTGAGACTCCCTCCATTGGCCGGTTCCTGCTCGACAAGCAATTTCATGGCGACCTCGAGGGCACCAGCAAGGGCATAATGCTCAGCGCGGGCGATCCTCGTTCCGGCTCTGCAGGCTATGTGGCCATTGAGGTCGTAACGGGCAAGTTGAATGGCCACACGGGCACTTTTGCGATGCAGCACTTCGGCACCATGGACGCCGGATCGCTATCCCTCGAAGTCCAGGTGGTCCCGGGCTCAAGCAGCGGGGAACTCAAAGGCATCTCCGGTAAAATGACGATCCAGATCGCAGACGGCAAGCATTCCTACGATCTTGAATATTCGCTTCCCGCAACGCAGTAA
- a CDS encoding creatininase family protein codes for MIKLNRMSCCAVVLFLLGALLNAGQHAQAQTGSPQAKLSVHWEELTGPDFIQAIHRAQGVCLLPFGIMEKHGPHMPLGTDLINVRYAALHAAENQYAVVFPEYYFGQIAEARHEPGTVAYSRDLQLALLQATTDEMARNGCKKILIVNGHGGNDSLLPYFAQSQLDKPHDYVVYFSDERVPGSGGPKKKTTVDAHAGESETSKMMIVRPDLLHQDRAANESGADQHRQTLPEGVYTGIWWYSRYPDHYAGDGSAATRELGEYQMNWWVDSISKIIVAIKADDVSLKLQNEFYEKSKHPLDTPQ; via the coding sequence ATGATCAAGCTGAATCGCATGAGTTGTTGTGCTGTAGTTCTCTTCCTTTTGGGTGCGCTCTTGAATGCGGGGCAACACGCGCAGGCGCAGACCGGTTCACCGCAGGCCAAACTGTCGGTTCATTGGGAAGAACTAACGGGGCCGGATTTTATCCAGGCCATTCATCGTGCGCAGGGCGTGTGCCTGTTGCCGTTTGGCATTATGGAGAAGCATGGACCACATATGCCGCTTGGCACCGATCTGATCAATGTGCGTTACGCGGCTTTGCATGCGGCTGAGAATCAGTATGCCGTGGTCTTCCCCGAATATTACTTTGGACAGATCGCCGAAGCGCGTCATGAGCCTGGTACGGTGGCTTACAGCCGCGATTTGCAGTTGGCATTGCTGCAGGCGACTACGGACGAGATGGCTCGCAATGGCTGCAAGAAAATTCTGATTGTGAACGGCCACGGCGGCAACGATAGCTTGCTGCCCTATTTTGCCCAGTCGCAGTTGGATAAGCCGCACGATTATGTGGTCTATTTTTCCGACGAGCGCGTGCCTGGGTCCGGTGGCCCCAAGAAGAAGACGACCGTCGACGCCCACGCAGGCGAAAGTGAAACGTCCAAGATGATGATTGTCCGGCCCGACCTTCTGCACCAGGATCGTGCTGCGAACGAGTCCGGCGCCGACCAGCATCGGCAGACTTTGCCGGAGGGCGTTTACACCGGTATCTGGTGGTATTCGCGCTACCCCGATCACTATGCCGGTGACGGCTCCGCTGCTACTCGTGAGTTAGGCGAATATCAAATGAACTGGTGGGTGGATTCCATCAGCAAAATCATTGTCGCCATTAAAGCCGACGATGTGAGTCTGAAGCTGCAAAACGAATTCTATGAAAAGAGCAAGCATCCGCTGGATACGCCGCAGTAA